A window of Natrinema salifodinae contains these coding sequences:
- a CDS encoding HalOD1 output domain-containing protein: MKQNTNEDKRDDAVRGTYTPDQDRTLTEAVLDAIEKCKGSDLLRTDFALYEDINPDAINNLFRHDANPRTRVAFMTDDVRVELWGDGGVEIRVENRTIE, encoded by the coding sequence ATGAAACAAAACACCAATGAAGACAAGCGAGATGATGCAGTGCGAGGCACATACACTCCGGACCAGGATCGGACATTAACCGAGGCAGTCCTCGATGCCATCGAGAAATGCAAGGGGTCGGACTTACTACGGACTGACTTCGCCCTCTACGAGGATATTAACCCGGATGCCATCAATAATCTCTTTCGCCACGATGCAAATCCGCGGACGAGAGTGGCGTTTATGACTGACGATGTGCGGGTTGAACTCTGGGGGGACGGAGGGGTTGAGATTAGAGTGGAAAACCGGACAATCGAATAG
- a CDS encoding DUF7114 family protein, giving the protein MEKADSCRRAAAEAVADVEPPQLHDYIESVLDRASMVPAALTLESAAAMASEGRVIDDGQWLDGEPDADRALLHDDHGVESVESEPDGVVTHAAGVQLIYEGLRLTRALAHDEPWTVTDADADADTDPDAGDGDLAILAADILVARGFYLLARTDAAGKAVRTVRSFGRNQTSRTDLAAGEGADADVSTADPEPVDATLERDVLELAVLTGAVAVGETPSPRLLSIAEQLADDAGPSFPPAEECLADLERSLPDHSLEDHTTDRATSATDP; this is encoded by the coding sequence ATGGAGAAGGCCGACAGCTGTCGGCGTGCCGCCGCCGAGGCCGTCGCGGACGTCGAACCACCGCAGCTACACGACTACATCGAGTCGGTCCTCGATCGCGCGTCGATGGTCCCCGCCGCACTCACCCTCGAGAGCGCCGCGGCGATGGCGTCCGAGGGACGCGTCATCGATGACGGACAGTGGCTCGACGGCGAACCGGATGCCGACCGAGCCCTGCTGCACGACGACCACGGCGTCGAGTCCGTCGAGTCCGAACCCGACGGCGTCGTCACCCACGCGGCCGGCGTTCAGCTCATCTACGAGGGGCTGCGCCTGACGCGCGCGCTCGCACACGACGAGCCCTGGACTGTGACCGATGCTGACGCCGATGCCGATACCGATCCCGACGCGGGCGACGGTGACCTCGCGATCTTGGCTGCCGACATTCTGGTCGCCCGCGGGTTCTACCTGCTGGCGCGGACCGACGCCGCCGGCAAGGCGGTTCGAACCGTCCGGTCGTTCGGTCGAAATCAGACCAGCCGAACCGATCTCGCCGCGGGTGAGGGTGCAGACGCCGACGTGAGCACCGCCGATCCCGAACCGGTCGACGCCACCCTCGAGCGCGACGTGCTCGAACTCGCGGTCCTCACCGGCGCCGTCGCCGTCGGCGAGACCCCCTCGCCGCGACTGCTCTCGATCGCCGAACAGCTCGCCGACGACGCCGGTCCCTCGTTCCCGCCGGCAGAGGAGTGTCTCGCCGACCTCGAACGGTCGTTGCCGGACCACTCGCTCGAGGACCACACGACCGATCGGGCGACGTCGGCGACGGACCCCTGA
- a CDS encoding NOB1 family endonuclease, with the protein MYVLDSSAFIHDFHTTEQTATIPLVREELEDESAYRYDAMEGSGMHIHIPNDDTTEKVQRAARESGDLEVLSETDVRLIAASFELDAALVTDDYAMQNVAEKLNVGVEVIAREGIDEQRHWLFQCQGCGREFDEEKDRCPICGSNLARKNPS; encoded by the coding sequence ATGTACGTTCTCGACTCTTCGGCTTTTATCCACGACTTCCATACGACCGAACAGACGGCGACCATCCCGCTCGTCCGCGAGGAACTCGAGGACGAGAGCGCCTATCGCTACGACGCGATGGAAGGCTCCGGGATGCACATCCACATTCCCAACGACGACACCACCGAGAAGGTCCAGCGCGCGGCCCGGGAATCCGGCGATCTCGAGGTGCTCTCGGAGACCGACGTTCGGCTCATCGCGGCGAGTTTCGAACTCGACGCCGCCCTCGTGACCGACGACTACGCCATGCAAAACGTCGCCGAGAAGCTCAACGTCGGCGTCGAAGTGATCGCACGGGAGGGGATCGACGAACAGCGTCACTGGCTGTTCCAGTGTCAGGGCTGTGGCCGCGAGTTCGACGAAGAGAAGGATCGGTGCCCGATCTGCGGCTCGAATCTGGCCCGGAAGAACCCGTCGTAA
- a CDS encoding NAD+ synthase, with translation MIDLRFSEAELERRREHITDFIRDRVNAAGADGAVLGLSGGIDSTLTAHLSVEALGAENVHGLVLPAHVSSEGNMSDAERVAQDLEITYDVIEIEPIVDSLLSAYPEAEGDREAVGNARARARAVLNYLVANHENRLVLGTGNRSEAAVGYFTKYGDGAVDCHPIGNLYKGQVRQLARHVGVPEELAAKTATAELWADQTDEKEMGVSYETLDAILATHVDGPLSVAATCRLLDVEAEAVEKVRRMYERSEHKRTAPPAPEPLD, from the coding sequence ATGATCGACCTTCGCTTCTCGGAGGCGGAACTGGAACGGCGGCGCGAACACATTACCGACTTCATTCGGGACCGGGTCAACGCCGCGGGGGCCGACGGGGCCGTCCTCGGCCTGTCGGGCGGGATCGACAGCACGCTGACAGCTCACCTCTCCGTCGAGGCACTCGGGGCCGAAAACGTCCACGGCCTCGTGCTCCCGGCCCACGTCAGCAGCGAGGGGAACATGAGCGACGCCGAACGGGTCGCTCAGGATCTCGAGATCACCTACGACGTGATCGAAATCGAGCCGATCGTCGACTCGCTGCTGTCGGCCTACCCCGAGGCCGAGGGCGACCGCGAGGCGGTCGGCAACGCTCGCGCCCGCGCCCGAGCGGTTTTGAACTACCTCGTCGCAAACCACGAAAACCGCCTGGTCCTCGGGACCGGCAACCGCAGCGAGGCCGCCGTGGGCTACTTCACCAAGTACGGTGACGGCGCCGTCGACTGTCACCCGATCGGGAACCTCTACAAGGGGCAGGTCCGCCAACTCGCTCGCCACGTCGGCGTCCCCGAGGAACTGGCTGCTAAGACCGCGACGGCGGAATTATGGGCCGACCAGACCGACGAGAAGGAGATGGGCGTCAGCTACGAGACCCTCGACGCGATCCTCGCGACGCACGTCGACGGGCCGCTGTCAGTCGCCGCGACCTGCCGGTTGCTCGACGTCGAGGCGGAGGCGGTCGAGAAGGTCCGCCGGATGTACGAGCGCAGCGAGCACAAGCGCACCGCGCCGCCGGCACCGGAGCCGCTGGACTGA
- a CDS encoding CPBP family intramembrane glutamic endopeptidase, producing MTETARADDTGPVASDAVPGIGTALSAVTMAAMLVPVRRGVDDPVVWAGVAFAVVAVAAFLGRRHGGLGRRVAAPIAAGSSVAVLLLAGYALNQGVTAAAALPAVTRSVPLVFVAFVTAGITAGIGVADFFAIGPSGLKRRTSQTLILSLVGTVGLVAAQIATLVLAIPVFAVVGEGSLSLVQSVVLSQTGMALGTIVVAGGYLAVTDRGLSFIDLRRPSLRDLGWTVGGLVVLFGALFAISTIMQSTGVESADHSTTQQAQENPEMLLALIPLAILIIGPFEELLYRNVIQKSLYETFSRPGAVAVASVIFAAVHTLAYGTAGIGAVIASLGTIYGLSIVLGTIYERTDNLLVPALIHGTYNALLFTSLYFTYG from the coding sequence ATGACCGAGACTGCACGGGCCGACGATACCGGCCCGGTCGCGTCCGACGCGGTCCCCGGGATCGGGACCGCCCTCTCGGCGGTCACGATGGCCGCTATGCTCGTCCCCGTCCGCCGCGGCGTCGACGATCCCGTCGTCTGGGCGGGTGTCGCTTTCGCCGTCGTCGCCGTCGCCGCCTTCCTGGGCCGTCGTCACGGCGGCCTCGGACGCCGCGTCGCCGCACCGATCGCCGCCGGCTCGAGCGTCGCGGTCCTGTTGCTCGCCGGCTACGCGCTGAACCAGGGCGTCACGGCGGCCGCCGCGCTTCCGGCGGTCACCCGCTCGGTCCCGCTCGTCTTCGTCGCGTTCGTCACGGCGGGGATCACCGCCGGTATCGGTGTCGCTGACTTCTTCGCCATCGGCCCGTCCGGACTCAAACGGCGCACGTCTCAGACGTTGATCCTCTCGCTCGTCGGCACGGTCGGGCTCGTCGCCGCCCAAATCGCGACGCTCGTGCTCGCGATCCCGGTCTTCGCCGTGGTCGGCGAGGGGTCGCTGTCGCTGGTCCAGAGCGTCGTCCTCAGTCAGACGGGCATGGCGCTGGGGACGATCGTCGTCGCGGGCGGCTATCTCGCCGTCACCGACCGCGGACTCTCCTTCATCGATCTCCGACGGCCGTCCCTGCGAGATCTCGGCTGGACCGTCGGCGGTTTGGTCGTTCTCTTCGGGGCGCTGTTTGCGATCTCGACGATCATGCAGTCGACCGGCGTCGAGAGCGCGGATCACTCGACGACCCAGCAAGCTCAGGAGAACCCCGAGATGCTGCTGGCGCTGATCCCGCTCGCGATCCTGATCATCGGGCCGTTCGAGGAACTGCTCTACCGGAACGTGATCCAGAAGTCCCTCTACGAAACGTTCTCGCGGCCCGGTGCCGTCGCCGTGGCGAGCGTCATCTTCGCGGCCGTCCACACCCTCGCGTACGGCACGGCCGGCATCGGCGCCGTGATCGCCAGCCTCGGGACGATCTACGGGCTGTCGATCGTGCTCGGAACGATCTACGAGCGGACCGATAACCTTCTGGTGCCGGCGCTGATCCACGGCACGTACAACGCGCTCCTCTTTACGAGCCTCTATTTCACCTACGGATAA
- a CDS encoding preprotein translocase subunit SecD codes for MNPIAAIKSNWRVLLLVAFVAFAVVALFIPGGIMADDSLASDETVDTGPTNLEFGLGLEGGTRIRAPVVGMTAEDIASDAVSDNGQVDQDRLSEIESTLQAELDLDPADASVDVHDDGTVTAEVFTEDVTEEEFAAALQSADVDASEDDIREGVTQETRDEMLTTIQTKINEAGLSGGTAYQSATLDDDYYIVVEVPNMGPGELRTLLSERGQVEVQAYYPNESGNHTNDTVLENENIANVDPAQQDDRNGGYVVPVQVREDHASEFQQQMNELGFTDPNEGVGRCSLGGDGETVNFDHDANQYCLVTVVDDEPVAAHSMGESLASSMRDGSWETNPTFQMGAQNQQDAQSLSVNLRAGSLRAPLDFDNEQVYSIEPAHATQFKEYSLLIGLLSVVTVSGVVYSRYTDTRVALPMIVTALSEVVILLGFAALIRMPLDLSHVAGFIAVVGTGVDDLVIIADEVMDEGDVSSERVFQSRFRKAFWVIGAAAATTVVALSPLAVLSLGDLQGFAIITILGVFIGVLITRPAYGDILRRLLTDK; via the coding sequence ATGAATCCGATCGCTGCGATCAAATCGAATTGGCGAGTGCTCCTGCTCGTCGCGTTCGTCGCCTTCGCGGTCGTCGCGCTGTTCATCCCCGGCGGCATCATGGCCGACGACAGCCTGGCGAGCGACGAGACCGTCGATACCGGCCCCACCAACCTCGAGTTCGGCCTCGGGCTCGAAGGCGGAACGCGGATCAGGGCCCCCGTCGTCGGCATGACCGCCGAAGACATCGCCTCCGACGCGGTCAGCGACAACGGGCAAGTCGATCAGGACCGACTCAGCGAGATCGAGTCGACGCTGCAAGCGGAACTCGACCTCGATCCGGCCGACGCCAGCGTCGACGTCCACGACGACGGGACCGTCACGGCCGAAGTGTTCACCGAGGACGTGACAGAGGAAGAGTTCGCCGCCGCGTTACAGTCAGCCGACGTCGACGCCTCCGAGGACGACATTCGCGAGGGCGTCACTCAGGAGACCCGCGATGAGATGCTCACGACGATCCAGACGAAGATCAACGAAGCGGGCCTCTCCGGCGGGACGGCCTACCAGTCCGCGACGCTGGACGACGACTATTACATCGTCGTCGAAGTGCCCAACATGGGCCCCGGCGAACTGCGCACCCTCCTCTCCGAGCGCGGTCAGGTCGAGGTCCAGGCCTACTACCCGAACGAGAGCGGTAACCACACGAACGATACGGTACTGGAGAACGAGAACATCGCCAACGTCGATCCGGCCCAGCAGGACGACCGCAACGGCGGCTACGTCGTCCCCGTGCAGGTGCGCGAGGATCACGCATCCGAGTTCCAACAGCAGATGAACGAGCTCGGCTTTACCGATCCCAACGAGGGCGTCGGCCGGTGTTCCCTCGGCGGCGACGGTGAAACCGTCAACTTCGACCACGATGCCAATCAGTACTGCCTGGTAACCGTCGTCGACGACGAGCCCGTCGCCGCCCACAGCATGGGCGAGAGCCTGGCCTCCTCCATGCGAGACGGCAGCTGGGAGACTAACCCGACCTTCCAGATGGGCGCACAGAATCAACAGGACGCTCAGTCGCTCTCGGTCAACCTCCGCGCCGGCAGCCTACGCGCGCCGCTTGACTTCGACAACGAGCAGGTCTACTCGATCGAGCCGGCCCACGCGACGCAGTTCAAGGAGTACTCGCTGCTGATCGGACTGCTCTCGGTGGTCACCGTTAGCGGCGTCGTCTACTCGCGGTACACGGACACCCGCGTCGCCCTGCCGATGATCGTCACGGCGCTCTCTGAGGTCGTCATCCTCCTCGGCTTCGCCGCGCTGATACGCATGCCGCTGGATCTCTCCCACGTCGCCGGGTTCATCGCCGTCGTGGGGACCGGGGTCGACGACCTGGTGATCATCGCCGACGAGGTGATGGACGAGGGCGACGTCAGCTCTGAGCGGGTCTTCCAGTCGCGGTTCCGCAAGGCGTTCTGGGTCATCGGCGCCGCGGCGGCGACGACCGTCGTCGCGCTCTCGCCGCTCGCGGTGTTGAGCCTGGGCGACCTCCAGGGCTTCGCCATCATCACCATCCTGGGCGTCTTCATCGGCGTGTTGATCACCAGGCCCGCCTACGGTGACATCCTGCGGCGGCTGCTGACTGATAAGTAA
- a CDS encoding HalOD1 output domain-containing protein — MESTLVGTEIVEQITACEGVDPVDLDVRLYDRIDLDALEALTTGTSNQQLQANLRVEFTYHGYVVTVDGSGRIIIDEQPPERKRTSHR; from the coding sequence GTGGAGTCAACACTGGTCGGAACCGAGATTGTCGAGCAGATCACTGCGTGTGAAGGCGTTGACCCGGTCGACCTCGACGTTCGACTGTACGACAGAATCGACCTGGATGCACTCGAAGCCCTCACGACCGGCACTAGCAATCAGCAGCTACAGGCAAACCTCCGTGTAGAGTTTACGTACCACGGGTACGTAGTCACCGTCGACGGGAGCGGGAGGATTATCATCGACGAGCAGCCACCGGAGCGAAAACGGACGAGTCATCGATGA
- a CDS encoding DUF7344 domain-containing protein — protein MAERGDPDEQSFDVVFDLLANQRRRYVLRCLQKFEDRIALTDVADEIARWENETNHMDISEEEVERVATSLYHVHIPKLADADVVEYDQEQNVVALSKNAEQLEPFLVSVTE, from the coding sequence GTGGCGGAGCGCGGTGACCCGGACGAGCAATCGTTCGACGTAGTTTTCGACCTCCTCGCCAATCAGCGCCGTCGATACGTTCTCCGCTGCCTGCAAAAGTTCGAAGACCGGATAGCTTTGACTGATGTGGCGGACGAAATAGCGAGATGGGAGAACGAAACCAACCACATGGACATTTCGGAGGAGGAAGTTGAGCGCGTCGCTACGTCGCTATACCACGTACACATTCCGAAACTGGCAGACGCAGACGTTGTCGAGTATGACCAAGAGCAAAATGTAGTTGCGCTGTCGAAGAACGCCGAACAACTGGAACCATTTCTGGTGTCCGTCACAGAATAA
- the secF gene encoding protein translocase subunit SecF gives MAYFEVPEIDYTRYSNRQLAAVPLVVLAVALLVLSGSFLAYGTPVPLGMDFAGGTELTVQTTTSEGQISAAFDEQPESVTGTGGSNQYIVQFSSTDSQALSDQAEANLDQDGDAEIVQSVSSTSASFGQQSQQTALMGLVVAFIGMSAIAFLLFRTFVPSIAIVISAFSDLMIPLAFMRLAGIPLSLGTVAGLLMLIGYSVDSDILLNNHILRRSGDFYESTHRAMRTGITMTVTSMAAMLVMGVAAFLLGIDLLASIGIILFVGLATDLLNTYMLNLSLLRWYKFEGIRS, from the coding sequence ATGGCGTATTTCGAGGTACCGGAGATCGATTATACCCGGTACAGTAACCGCCAACTCGCGGCGGTTCCGCTCGTGGTTCTTGCGGTGGCACTGCTCGTCCTCAGCGGTTCGTTTCTCGCATACGGGACGCCGGTCCCGTTGGGAATGGATTTCGCCGGAGGGACGGAACTGACCGTCCAGACGACGACGTCGGAGGGCCAGATTTCGGCGGCGTTCGACGAACAGCCCGAGTCGGTGACCGGCACTGGCGGTAGCAACCAGTACATCGTCCAGTTCTCCTCGACCGACTCGCAAGCGCTGAGCGACCAGGCCGAAGCGAACTTAGACCAGGACGGCGACGCCGAGATCGTCCAATCGGTCTCGTCGACGTCGGCGAGTTTCGGCCAACAGAGCCAGCAGACGGCCCTGATGGGACTCGTCGTGGCGTTCATCGGCATGAGCGCGATCGCCTTCCTGCTCTTTCGGACGTTCGTCCCGTCGATCGCGATCGTCATCTCGGCGTTTTCCGACCTGATGATCCCGCTGGCGTTCATGCGCCTGGCCGGAATTCCCCTGTCGCTGGGGACGGTCGCCGGCCTGCTGATGCTCATCGGGTACTCGGTCGACTCCGACATCCTGTTGAACAACCACATCCTGCGTCGCAGCGGTGACTTCTACGAGAGCACGCACCGCGCGATGCGCACCGGCATCACGATGACGGTGACGTCGATGGCTGCGATGCTCGTGATGGGCGTCGCCGCGTTCCTGTTGGGCATCGACCTGCTGGCCTCGATCGGGATCATCCTGTTCGTCGGCCTGGCAACCGACCTGTTGAACACCTACATGCTGAATCTGAGCTTGCTTCGCTGGTACAAGTTCGAGGGGATCCGCTCATGA
- a CDS encoding DUF5812 family protein — MTEKTGTFVVTHAESESAVVRDVETAQIHTLASNPGLEVHDVLEATVAPEPPLEVAWQVIDVAERRSIDLVDSDLEPTQHATDLAADAEVGDLVQEERAGTGEIHVFRVPDDEVEAAAEDVLEDEETIARAARLEAVRVEVRRSADSGVLSVRYLPD, encoded by the coding sequence ATGACCGAAAAGACGGGCACCTTCGTCGTCACGCACGCCGAATCGGAGTCGGCGGTCGTCCGCGACGTCGAGACCGCACAGATTCACACCCTCGCCTCGAACCCCGGCCTCGAGGTCCACGACGTCCTCGAGGCGACCGTCGCCCCCGAACCGCCCCTGGAGGTCGCCTGGCAGGTGATCGACGTCGCGGAGCGGCGCTCGATCGACCTCGTCGACAGCGACCTCGAGCCGACCCAGCACGCGACGGACCTGGCGGCCGACGCCGAGGTCGGCGACCTGGTGCAGGAGGAGCGAGCGGGCACCGGCGAGATCCACGTGTTCCGCGTGCCGGACGACGAGGTCGAAGCAGCCGCCGAGGACGTCCTCGAGGACGAAGAGACGATCGCGCGGGCGGCCAGGCTCGAAGCGGTCCGCGTGGAGGTCCGCCGATCGGCCGACAGCGGCGTGCTGAGCGTTCGATACCTGCCGGACTGA
- a CDS encoding enoyl-CoA hydratase/isomerase family protein — translation MIDVETDGSVRIVTIDRPEARNALTPDGLEALETAIDAADEPVIYLQGRGQAFCAGADLNAVSALDGERDQAADFARLGQRVARTIEDAPAVVVAGIDGPARGGGLELALACDVRVGTPDSTYGEPGVRFGLFGAWGGTVRLPRVLGEGDALEFALSGRTVDAEEALRMGLLSRIADDPRTVAAEIAANASDTLAVLKRRIRDDRERATQERREAAAFADLVAAHADDIDAYSSER, via the coding sequence ATGATCGACGTCGAGACCGACGGGTCGGTCAGAATTGTCACGATCGATCGCCCCGAAGCGCGCAACGCGCTCACCCCCGACGGGCTCGAAGCCCTCGAGACGGCGATCGACGCCGCCGACGAACCGGTGATCTACCTGCAGGGACGCGGCCAGGCGTTCTGCGCCGGTGCCGATCTGAACGCGGTCTCGGCGCTGGACGGCGAGCGCGACCAGGCGGCCGACTTCGCGCGCCTGGGCCAGCGTGTCGCCCGGACGATCGAGGACGCGCCCGCGGTCGTCGTCGCGGGGATCGACGGCCCCGCACGCGGCGGCGGGCTGGAACTCGCCTTAGCCTGCGACGTGCGGGTCGGGACGCCGGACTCGACCTACGGCGAACCGGGCGTCAGGTTCGGCCTGTTCGGCGCTTGGGGCGGCACCGTCCGGTTGCCGCGCGTGCTGGGCGAGGGCGACGCCCTTGAATTCGCGCTCTCGGGCCGGACGGTCGATGCCGAGGAGGCGCTGCGGATGGGACTGCTCTCCCGCATCGCGGACGACCCCCGCACGGTCGCCGCGGAGATCGCTGCGAACGCGAGCGATACGCTCGCCGTTCTGAAGCGCCGCATCCGAGACGACCGCGAGCGCGCGACCCAGGAGCGACGCGAGGCCGCCGCGTTCGCCGATCTGGTCGCCGCTCACGCCGACGACATCGACGCGTATTCGAGTGAGCGGTGA
- a CDS encoding tyrosine-type recombinase/integrase, with translation MSLKPTPPHDAKNRYLNDKKPGVTKKTLKNYRTTTRQFCDWLDEQGITDLNNLDSEVIQRYKEHRLSNVKVITARQDMMTLKQFIEFCEHIQAVPRGMADMVRIPSVSEDDEICDDLLTREEASDVLGFLGKFEYASNRHVTLLILWKTGMRMSGLRALDLEDFDEGRPALELRHRPTSGTPLKNKEKSARDVLITSETAEVIRDYVERNRETVTDKQGRKPLLTSKSGRVVETTIQRYVYTATRPCYYNGGECPFDREPDTCEAMSWNASCKCPGSVSPHALRRGYVTAARNAGQPKDVTGERVNMSGKVLDKHYDKGSTAEKAERRRGFIRDI, from the coding sequence ATGAGCCTGAAACCGACACCGCCGCACGACGCGAAGAACCGCTACCTCAACGACAAGAAGCCCGGCGTCACCAAGAAGACGCTCAAGAACTACCGGACGACGACTCGGCAGTTCTGTGACTGGCTGGACGAGCAGGGTATCACGGACCTCAACAACCTCGACAGCGAGGTTATCCAGCGGTACAAGGAACACCGTCTGTCGAACGTGAAGGTCATCACGGCCCGGCAGGACATGATGACACTCAAGCAGTTCATCGAGTTCTGCGAACACATCCAAGCTGTCCCTCGGGGCATGGCCGATATGGTTCGGATTCCCTCTGTGAGCGAAGACGACGAGATTTGTGACGACCTCCTGACCCGGGAAGAGGCATCGGACGTGCTGGGTTTCCTCGGTAAGTTCGAGTACGCGAGCAACCGCCACGTCACTCTGCTAATCCTCTGGAAGACGGGTATGCGGATGAGCGGGCTTCGAGCACTCGATTTAGAAGACTTTGATGAGGGACGGCCCGCCCTCGAACTCCGTCACCGGCCAACGTCAGGAACGCCGCTGAAGAACAAAGAGAAGAGCGCGCGAGACGTGCTGATTACGTCCGAGACGGCAGAGGTCATCCGTGACTACGTGGAAAGAAATAGAGAAACCGTGACCGACAAGCAGGGACGAAAACCGCTTCTCACGTCTAAGAGCGGTCGTGTAGTAGAAACAACGATTCAACGCTACGTCTACACTGCGACTCGTCCCTGCTACTACAACGGCGGCGAGTGCCCGTTTGATCGTGAGCCGGATACCTGCGAGGCAATGTCGTGGAATGCCTCGTGTAAGTGTCCGGGTAGCGTTAGTCCGCATGCTCTACGTCGTGGGTATGTGACCGCCGCCCGGAACGCGGGCCAACCGAAGGATGTGACCGGCGAGCGTGTGAATATGAGCGGAAAGGTGCTCGATAAACACTATGACAAAGGTTCCACGGCGGAAAAAGCCGAGAGAAGACGAGGATTCATTCGAGATATTTGA
- a CDS encoding GNAT family N-acetyltransferase, with protein sequence MPGPVFLEGDRITLRPIEEEDLEFLQARINDPRIWRHIGRTRPANREQERDFFENVVCDDETVTLLIAADGAPVGTIGFHTIEWETRKAELGYWVAPEQHRQGYGTDAVERIVAYGFDQLGFHRIAARVFECNEPSQRLLETVGFAQEGVHRDAEFIDGEYQDTYWYSLLEDEWRADDREQ encoded by the coding sequence ATGCCAGGCCCGGTGTTTCTGGAGGGCGATCGCATCACGCTCCGACCGATCGAGGAGGAGGACCTCGAGTTCCTGCAGGCGCGGATCAACGATCCGCGGATATGGCGGCATATCGGCCGGACCAGGCCAGCCAACCGCGAGCAGGAACGGGACTTCTTCGAGAACGTGGTCTGCGACGACGAGACGGTGACGCTGCTGATCGCCGCCGACGGGGCGCCCGTCGGGACGATCGGCTTCCACACGATCGAGTGGGAGACGCGGAAGGCGGAGTTGGGCTACTGGGTCGCGCCGGAGCAGCACCGTCAGGGGTACGGGACCGACGCGGTCGAGCGGATCGTCGCGTACGGCTTCGACCAACTCGGCTTCCACCGGATCGCGGCCCGCGTGTTCGAGTGCAACGAGCCGTCACAGCGGCTCCTCGAGACGGTCGGGTTCGCGCAGGAGGGCGTGCACCGCGACGCCGAGTTCATCGACGGCGAGTACCAGGACACCTACTGGTACAGCCTTCTGGAGGACGAGTGGCGGGCCGACGATCGCGAGCAGTGA
- a CDS encoding Lrp/AsnC family transcriptional regulator encodes MVHNLDDVDRGILHALQGNAREATAADMGDMVGTSASTVRNRIDYLEENVIRGYHPELNYEAAGFDLHLFIVCRAPTAKRTELAKEALELSGVINVRELTTGSHNIHIEAMAVDTDAADETRAGIENLDDLEIVSTQIINDLHVQPFNHFGADVVED; translated from the coding sequence ATGGTTCATAATCTCGACGACGTTGACCGGGGTATTCTCCACGCTCTCCAGGGGAACGCACGGGAGGCGACTGCCGCAGACATGGGCGACATGGTCGGGACCTCAGCCAGCACAGTCCGAAACCGTATCGACTACCTTGAGGAGAACGTGATTCGTGGCTACCATCCTGAACTCAATTACGAGGCGGCTGGGTTCGACCTCCACCTGTTCATCGTGTGTCGAGCGCCAACTGCAAAACGAACCGAGTTGGCGAAGGAGGCGTTAGAACTGTCCGGCGTGATCAACGTCCGCGAACTGACAACCGGCTCCCACAACATCCACATCGAGGCGATGGCCGTCGATACCGACGCAGCTGATGAGACCCGCGCGGGAATCGAGAACCTCGATGATCTCGAAATCGTCTCCACACAGATCATCAATGACCTCCACGTCCAACCGTTCAACCACTTCGGTGCAGACGTGGTCGAGGATTGA